Proteins encoded together in one Capricornis sumatraensis isolate serow.1 chromosome 3, serow.2, whole genome shotgun sequence window:
- the TYW5 gene encoding tRNA wybutosine-synthesizing protein 5: MAGPRFSVPRFEGVSQEQFIEHLYPQRKPLVLEGIDLGACTSKWTVDYLSQIGGRKEVKIHVAAVAQMDFICKNFVYRTLPFDKLVQRAAEEKHTEFFISEDEKYYLRSLGEDPRKDVADIRKQFPLLEGDIKFPKFFKEEQFFSSVFRISSPGLQLWTHYDVMDNFLIQVTGKKRVVLFSPRDAQYLYLSGSKSEVLNIDNPDLAKYPLFSKARRYECSLKAGDVLFIPALWFHNVISEEFGVGVNVFWKHLPSECYDKTDTYGNKDLTAASRAVQILDRALKTLAELPEEYRDFYARRMVLHIQDKAYSKNFE; encoded by the exons ATGGCCGGACCCCGCTTCTCAGTACCCCGATTCGAGGGCGTTTCGCAGGAGCAGTTCATAGAGCACCTGTATCCGCAG AGAAAACCTCTAGTGTTGGAAGGAATTGATTTGGGAGCATGTACAAGCAAATGGACAGTGGATTACCTCAGCCAAATCGGAGGGAGGAAAGAGGTGAAAATTCATGTTGCTGCAGTTGCCCAGATGGACTTCATTTGTAAAAACTTTGTATATAG aaCTTTACCTTTTGACAAGTTGGTACAAAGGGCAGCTGAAGAAAAGCATACGGAATTCTTTATTTCAGAG GATGAGAAGTACTACCTCCGATCACTTGGAGAAGACCCTAGAAAG GATGTTGCAGATATCAGAAAGCAGTTTCCTTTATTGGAAGGAGATATTAAGTTTCCAAAATTCTTCAAAGAAGAGCAGTTCTTTTCCAGTGTTTTTCGAATCAGCTCACCAGGGTTACAACTTTGGACACACTATGAT GTAATGGATAACTTCTTAATACAAGTGACAGGAAAAAAGCGTGTTGTTCTGTTCAGTCCTCGAGATGCccaatatttatatttatcag GTTCTAAATCAGAAGTACTGAACATAGATAACCCAGACTTAGCTAAATATCCACTGTTTTCCAAGGCTAGAAGGTATGAATGTTCCCTTAAAGCTGGAGATGTGTTATTCATTCCTG CTTTATGGTTCCATAATGTAATTTCTGAAGAGTTTGGAGTGGGAGTGAATGTCTTTTGGAAGCACCTTCCATCTGAATGCTATGATAAAACGGATACCTATGGAAACAAAGATCTGACGGCAGCATCAAGAGCTGTACAAATTTTGGACAGAGCCTTAAAAACACTGGCTGAATTACCAGAGGAATATAGGGACTTCTATGCACGGCGAATGGTCTTGCACATTCAAGACAAAGCCTATAGCAAAAACtttgaatga